The nucleotide sequence GCAGCGGCACCGGACTGATCACCCGATCGAGCAGACCATCGAACCGGGGCATGGTGTCACACCTTTACGAAGAGGAGCCGGGCCATCTTCATCGCCTCCGGCGCCGGGTAGAAGAACAGCAGCCAGCCAATGGAGACGAATCCCAACGTGAGAACCCAGCCCACGAACGGGACGCGGTCGAACGCGAAGCCGATCCCGCGCCCGAGCGGCCCCAGTGCGTCCCGGTACGTGGAGGCGACGGCGATGCCGACCCCGTGGTACAGGCCCCACAGGAGAAAGTTCCACCCCGCACCGTGCCACAGGCCGCAGATCGCGAACGCGAGCAGCCCGTTGAACACCTTGCGCACCACCCCGCGCCGGCTCCCCCCGAGCGCGAAGTAGATGTAATCCCGGATCCACAGGCTCAGGGAGATGTGCCACCGCCGCCAGAAGCTCGTGACGCTCCCGGCCAGGTAGGGCCAACAGAAGTTCGCGGGGAGGCGGATCCCGAACATCCGGGCGAAACCGATCGCCATGTCGGAGTAGCCGCTGAAGTCCCACAAGATGCGCAGCGCGAGGAGCCCGAGGAACTGCCAGCGGTCGAGGACCGTCATTCCCGTGTAGAGCGGGGCGGAGTAGGCGATCCAGCTCGTCAAATTGTCGGCGGCGAACTTCTTCACGAGCCCGATCGCGACGCGGACCAGTCCGACCGCCACGTCCTGGCTGTTGACGCCCTCGGTACCGCACTGGAGCGCGGCAAAGAAGTGCTGGTACCGCTTGACCGGACCGGCAACGATCGACGGCCAAAAGACGGTAAACAGTGCGAAGTCGAACGGGTTCCGAATCGCCCGGTCGCCCCGGCACACGTCGATCAAGTAGTGGACGAACTCGAACACGAAGAAGCTGATCGCGAGCGGCGCCGTGATCGCGCGGAGCCCCTGGGCGTGGGCCTCCACGTAGCCGGCCGCGCCCGGCCACACCGACACCAGCACCTGGGTACAAATAAAAGTGCAGTATTTGTAATAGATCAGCGACAGGCAACTCGCCGCGATGCCCGCGTAGCACGGCCCGCGCCAGCGCGTCGCCCCCGCCAGATAAACGAACGTCCCCAAGATGGCGATTGGGATCACCCCCGCCGGCCCCGCGAAGTGCGCGTGAAACACGAGGCTACTAGCAAGCAGGACCAGGCGGCGAAACGCCGGGACGGGGCAAAACCAGTATATCGGATACAGCGCGACGATAAAAAAGACGAACCAGTAAGTCAAGAACAACATAGGGGTCGCCCCGGACCAGTGATTCGCTGGCTATTCAATACGTATATCGGAGCACTACGAGCCCCAACTACAGTCTTCTTTAGCCGAACGCATATTAAACAAAGTGCGATTGATAACTCGATCAGTTTCAAGAAACAAGGGCGATTGAGTATGGCCCTAATTCTCTCGGAATCGGGCAACCAAGCCCTGGCGGGTCTCACCCGGGCGCAGTTGGGCAGATAGTAGTCGCCCCGCGTTGCACGACTTGGGGGCCAACTACGCGGCTAACAGCCGATACGATTCGCGCACACCGCCCGCCTTATGCTGGAAAGATTTGCCGCGCGGGTCTCAATCACCCAGGGCATTCCGTTCATATTTGCCGGCAGCTTAGTCGTGCCTCGCAAGGCGGTATTCCGCCCTTTACAAATACTGGACATACGTTTAAAATCTAAAAGTGGCGCGCCCGGATCGCGACGAGTCGTTTGAAGTGCGTTTCGCGCGCAATTAACGGGTGAATTTCGCGGAAAATGTTACCCAATGTTAACCGTCGGCGCGGAGTAACGAGGGCTCACACCAGCGCCAATTAGCTGGAAATTTCAACCATTGGTACGTTTCGCGACGGGCGCACTGGTTCCCGGGGACGAAAACGTTAGCAATTGTTAGCAGCGCTCCATTAAAAGCCTCGATCGGTGGAGCACCGGGCGCAGATTCCCAACGCGGACCAACACGGGCATGAGTAACGAACCGCTTACCGCACACGCGCCGGTCCCAGCGCCCCACGATCCGCTCCCGAGCGCGTTCCGCGCGTGGGGCGTGCTCGTCGTGCAGAGCTTCCAGCGCCACTGGCGCGTGCGGCAAATGGGCTGGGTGTCGGTCGCGCTGCTCGGCATCGTGGTGCTGTGGGTTTCGGTCGTGACAGTTCGGGGCGGGTGGGATCTCGCGAACCAGCGCGCCCGCCGGAGTGCGAACACGAACGCGGAAGAGGCCGAGCGCCTCACCCCCGGCCAGCGCTACCGTGCCCTCGACGCGGACGAAATGTTGCTGTTCCGAATGCACGAGGTTCCGAACCCGCTGAACCCGACCGAAGACGCACTCGCCTCGCTGCTCCTGTCGATCCCGCAAGCCGCGATGCGGTCCGAAGCGTTCCTCAAGAGCTGGGCCTTCATGACCTACTCGCGCTGGGTCGTCATGCTCGTGTTCATGGGGTTCATCCTGCCGCTGTTCACGCTCTCCTACGCGAGCGGGGCGTTCGGCACGGACCGCGAGAGCCGCTCGCTCGTGTGGCTCATGACGCGCCCCATCCCGCGGAGCGGCATTTACTTGGCGAAGTTCCTCGGCACGCTCCCGTGGTGCGTCGCGTTCGGCGCGGGCGGGTTCGTGGCGGTGTGCCTCGCGGCCGGTTCCATCGGGCACGAAGCGCTCCTGCGGTACTGGCCCGCGGTCGCGATGGGCACGGTCGCGTTCTCGGCGCTGTTCCACCTGGTCGGCGCGCTCTTCCGTCGACCGGTCGTGGTGGGGCTCGTGTACGTGTTCTTCTTCGAGACGGTGGTGGCCGCGCTGCCGGGCAGTTTGAAGTTACTCAGCCTGACCTTTTACGTCCGCTCGTTGATGTATAATGAGGCGGTGGCCGCGGGCCACCCCGGTGACATGCTCCCCGCGATCACCGCGCAGGCCGTTTCGTCCGAGACCGCGTGGGCGGTGCTGACCGCGGCGCCGGTCGCCATCACGCTCGTCGGAATGTGGCTGTTCTCCCGGTCCGAGTACCGCGACGACATTTGAACCGTGCCCGTCCGGTCCGCCGGGGGTGAGTTACGAACGAAGGTTCCCATGCCCTCCCCGCCCGAATTTGTTCACGCGCCCATGCACGGGTACCGCGGCGACGACGCGCGCGCTGCGCTCACGCACCCGCGCGGGCTGACCGTCGCCATCAGCCGGCAGACCGGCGCGCGCGGCACGGCCGTCGCGCGCAAGGTCGCGGACATCCTCTCGTGGCAGGTGTTCGACCACGACACGCTCGATTACCTCGTGCAGAACGACACCGCCCGCGCGCAGCTCCTCGCGGACGTGCCCGCGGACGCGATGCTCTGGGCGGACGCCCAACTCGCGCACCTCCAGCGCGCCCGCAACCTCACCGGGTCCCCGGACGCCCTGCGGCTCGTCCGGCTCGTGCTCGCGGTCGCGGCGCGCGGGAACGTGGTGATTCTGGGCCGCGCCGCGGGGTTCATGCTCCCGCCGGAAACGACCATTCACGTCCGCATCATCGCGCCGGACGAGGCGCGGATCGCGTATGTGGCGCAGGAGCTCCGCATGACCCGACCGGAAGCGGCCGAAGAGGTCCGCGCCCGCGACGAGCGCCGCGCGCTGTTCCTCGATCGCACACTCGCGCTCGACCCGGCGGACCCGACCGGCTACGACGCGGTGGTGAACTCGGAGCGCCTCGGCGTCGAGGGCACGGCCCAGTTCATCGGCTGGGCGGTCCGCACCAAGCAGATGTTCACCGAACTGGCCGAAGACCCGCTCCCCCCGTTCACCGACCTCGACGAACTGGCAGGGGCGTAATGCCAGTGCTCGCGGCATTCGCCGAGTTCGCGCGCGCGGTCCGCGCCCGGTCCCCGCGCACGGCCGTCGTTCTCGGTTCCGGCTTGGGGGGCGCGGCGACCGCGTTCGTGCCCCACGCATCGATCGGCTTCGGCGACATTCCCGGCCTCGTTCCGCCGTCAGTTCAGGGGCACGGCGGGAAACTCGCGCTGGGCGAATGGGCCGGCGAGCCCGCACTGCTCTTCTCGGGCCGGTTGCACGTCTACGAGGGGCACCCGTGGCCCACCGTCACGGGCGCGGTGCGCACGATCGCGGAACTCGGCGCGACGCGCATCGTCCTCACGAACGCCGCGGGCGGAATCCACCCGGCGCTTCACCCCGGCGGGCTGATGGCGATCCGCGGGCACATCAAGTTACTCGGCCCGACCGCGTGGCGCGCCCTCGCGAGCGGCAAGAAAGCCCTCTCTCCCTATTCCCTACACCTGCTCGATGCGCTACACGCTCACGAAAGCGCGGCCGGGCGCGATCTGCTCGCGGGCGTGTACGCGACCCTGACCGGCCCGAGTTACGAAACGCCCGCGGAGATCCGCGCGCTGGCCGCGATCGGCGCGGACGCGGTCGGCATGTCCA is from Gemmata palustris and encodes:
- a CDS encoding MBOAT family O-acyltransferase, whose product is MIPIAILGTFVYLAGATRWRGPCYAGIAASCLSLIYYKYCTFICTQVLVSVWPGAAGYVEAHAQGLRAITAPLAISFFVFEFVHYLIDVCRGDRAIRNPFDFALFTVFWPSIVAGPVKRYQHFFAALQCGTEGVNSQDVAVGLVRVAIGLVKKFAADNLTSWIAYSAPLYTGMTVLDRWQFLGLLALRILWDFSGYSDMAIGFARMFGIRLPANFCWPYLAGSVTSFWRRWHISLSLWIRDYIYFALGGSRRGVVRKVFNGLLAFAICGLWHGAGWNFLLWGLYHGVGIAVASTYRDALGPLGRGIGFAFDRVPFVGWVLTLGFVSIGWLLFFYPAPEAMKMARLLFVKV
- a CDS encoding ABC transporter permease, with amino-acid sequence MSNEPLTAHAPVPAPHDPLPSAFRAWGVLVVQSFQRHWRVRQMGWVSVALLGIVVLWVSVVTVRGGWDLANQRARRSANTNAEEAERLTPGQRYRALDADEMLLFRMHEVPNPLNPTEDALASLLLSIPQAAMRSEAFLKSWAFMTYSRWVVMLVFMGFILPLFTLSYASGAFGTDRESRSLVWLMTRPIPRSGIYLAKFLGTLPWCVAFGAGGFVAVCLAAGSIGHEALLRYWPAVAMGTVAFSALFHLVGALFRRPVVVGLVYVFFFETVVAALPGSLKLLSLTFYVRSLMYNEAVAAGHPGDMLPAITAQAVSSETAWAVLTAAPVAITLVGMWLFSRSEYRDDI
- a CDS encoding cytidylate kinase-like family protein; amino-acid sequence: MPSPPEFVHAPMHGYRGDDARAALTHPRGLTVAISRQTGARGTAVARKVADILSWQVFDHDTLDYLVQNDTARAQLLADVPADAMLWADAQLAHLQRARNLTGSPDALRLVRLVLAVAARGNVVILGRAAGFMLPPETTIHVRIIAPDEARIAYVAQELRMTRPEAAEEVRARDERRALFLDRTLALDPADPTGYDAVVNSERLGVEGTAQFIGWAVRTKQMFTELAEDPLPPFTDLDELAGA
- a CDS encoding purine-nucleoside phosphorylase gives rise to the protein MPVLAAFAEFARAVRARSPRTAVVLGSGLGGAATAFVPHASIGFGDIPGLVPPSVQGHGGKLALGEWAGEPALLFSGRLHVYEGHPWPTVTGAVRTIAELGATRIVLTNAAGGIHPALHPGGLMAIRGHIKLLGPTAWRALASGKKALSPYSLHLLDALHAHESAAGRDLLAGVYATLTGPSYETPAEIRALAAIGADAVGMSTALEAEEAAQLGLEVAAISCITNKAAGLGATALDHTEVLTNAQLAVSRMAELLACLVRARPA